The proteins below are encoded in one region of Archocentrus centrarchus isolate MPI-CPG fArcCen1 chromosome 13, fArcCen1, whole genome shotgun sequence:
- the crybb1l3 gene encoding crystallin, beta B1, like 3 — translation MSHSGAQGSIGSHSAIGLRNHKIYLYEYENFQGRRMDLFGENRNLCEKGMDRIGSIRVEIGPWVGYEQQNMTGEMFILEKGEYPRWDTWSNSYRCDRIMSVRPLRMDPQDHKICLYECANFEGRKMEVCDEDIPSLWSYGFQDRVASIQVTGGTWVGYQYPGYRGYQYMLEMGAYKHWNEWGAHHPQIQSIRRVRDMQTHRRGCFEMTA, via the exons ATGTCTCACTCAGGTGCTCAAGGCAGCATAGGCAGCCACTCTGCCATTGGGCTGCGCAATCACAAG ATATACCTCTATGAATATGAGAACTTCCAAGGCCGTAGGATGGACCTGTTTGGAGAGAACCGTAACCTGTGCGAGAAGGGTATGGACAGAATCGGCTCCATCCGGGTAGAGATTGGACC CTGGGTGGGATATGAACAGCAGAACATGACCGGTGAGATGTTCATACTAGAGAAGGGCGAGTATCCCCGGTGGGACACTTGGTCCAACAGCTACAGGTGCGACCGCATCATGTCCGTCAGACCTCTCCGAATg GACCCACAGGACCACAAGATTTGCCTGTATGAATGTGCGAACTTTGAGGGTCGTAAGATGGAAGTGTGCGATGAGGATATTCCAAGCCTGTGGTCTTATGGCTTCCAGGACCGCGTTGCCAGCATTCAGGTCACCGGTGGAAC CTGGGTGGGTTACCAGTACCCTGGCTACCGTGGCTACCAATATATGCTTGAAATGGGTGCTTACAAGCACTGGAATGAGTGGGGAGCCCACCACCCCCAGATCCAGTCCATCCGCCGGGTGAGAGACATGCAGACGCACCGCAGGGGCTGCTTTGAGATGACCGCATAG